From the genome of Schistocerca piceifrons isolate TAMUIC-IGC-003096 chromosome 6, iqSchPice1.1, whole genome shotgun sequence:
GCAGTAGTTGTGCATGAAAATCACAACTgatctccaaaagcaaagtcccaATACATAAGCGAGGGCAGGACTTCACAGAGCTTGTACTTGTATCAACACCTTTCCAAATAAAAACAGATTAACTGTAATGGAAGACTGACATCCTTCGGTATGTGACAAAGAGGAATTGAGGTGCACCTGGGAGAACAattgaatctttagcctcattccatttacgttTGTTCAATGGGATTGagatgaagatgattggctcactgtGAAAAAATCTCCCAcaattgccagcatctccaatggcacGCACCTTCTGTCTGGGGATCCCCTTCATATGGGGGGCCCCACTCACCTTAGGTAATTGTTCACACCTTCTGAACtccagacagagggaccaattggcaactgGGAAGGTAACTGCTCAGGTAACAACTCCTCCCTGGGCTTGGCCTATACCAGCGGTTACATGTGATCCCTACCTGTTAACCCATAGCTGGGAATTACGCCTTACCCTGTCACCCGTTATGTATCAAACGCATGGGCCATTCTTCCGGAGTgcacaaggaggaagaagaaacaaagagagacctcaagcagaaaggtggaggaaggagaaaagatggagaatgaagaaagaaagaaaatacagatgAAGGACTGTTTTGATGCCAGGCTACCGAAACTTTGAATGTATTCCCAAAAATACCCAGGACATGTTTTCCTGCATGAAGATAGACTTAAAGAACAGAAAGGGATGAGGTGCTGCAAAATCTGAGGACCAGTGATAGCCAAGAACAGACTCACCAGAGAATGGTGGGCCCCCTACAGtttttcagtgaggtatctgaatgtctatggaggaatggctggccattcttcctcaaaagccaaAACCAGAGCAGGTAATGATATTGTGTTGTTACCAATTTGATTTTTCTCATACTTGGCTTCATCAATCGACTAAAATGGCCTATTCAGGTTGTCAATTTGAAATACAATGTTACATTCTGCACTATTCCTCAGTTTCAACAGTTCATTCAGTTTCAAGTATCCATTTTCATTTCTTCATTCATATGGCATTAACATGTCATTTGTGATGTTGTAATAAATAATGAAGTATGAGAGAATATTTCCAAAAACCACAATGTAAAGCACAGTATCAGACAGCTCACCTTCTTGTGAATTTGTCCATATGTATGCACACTGTAACCTGAATTACTGGTGTGCTTTTTAATGTGGTTCTTGAAATTCCACTGTTCTTGCAGTATTCTCTCAAGTTCTGTTTCTTGTATGACATGTAAGATGTTACTACTGCATGTAAGAACATGGATGCAAGTTTATTTGAAAGTGACCAAGCAGTCACAATTAGTCAGCAACATGGAATAAAACCCTGTTCACGAGACACATTTTGATACTTGTATGTTATATTTTCTAGGCCTCATGTTACTTCTTAATTAGAGTTGTTTACATCTTAAATATACAGAATGTCATTGTTTCATGAATTATGGATTGGCAGTGTATAGTGTTCTATCATGATGATAATCACCTCACTAATAAAAGAAATATGAGAGCAATTACCAGTACAAGgtcaacatacatacatacatagtgcATCTCTCATTCAATACTCTCATAGTTCATATCCTGGCTGTGTATAAATACTGAGAACATTTAAAGTGGTTGGAAATAATAACAATCAACTGAATGCCCAAAGTAAagtataaaatatacaatgaatctCCATGTTTACACAAGAGAAATGTTTATCTTTATAAAAATAGCCCTCTTcaaccaaaaataaaaatatacaacttctcaaaataaataaaatacattcttTTTTTAGTGAGAATCTTAAAGCCTTTTTGcttgttaattgtttttaaaatatatatcttTATTGACATATAAGATCAAAGAAATATGACATTAGCAAATGCAAGAATAAAAGATATAAGCAATTGTACAAAATCTATGTGAGTGAATTTCTGTTATGTAACAAATTGTTGCCTTTTACATAATTATGTGATATCTCATTTGCTCCATGAATATTATGGATTTATCATCACATGAAATCACTGTCATCTATTGTGACACCTGTCATATCTTAATACGCACACTTTGGGTACATCAAGGTGTGCATATCTTTTCGGAAAACGATTTGGAGAACCAAAAGAGAAATAGCAGTACAAAGAAAATGTGTATTTGAACATTGTTCTGACCTGTTAAAACTGTGCTGCAATTGTACCTGCTTTCTGTAGCTATTCTATGACTACTGTACACATGCAAATATGGAATCAGGCTTTACAGTTTTAAAAGTAGCTTCATCTGGCAGATGAAGATAACACATTTATAAATCGACATGGCATTTCCACATTTTTACTGCAACATGTTGCACCAAAAataatgtgatcatgtgattttGATAGATCTTTTATGTGTAAGTGCCATTATTAATGATATTTTCTTAGTATACAAATTATAATATGTTGATAACCAAATGTGGCACTTTAGCTTCGAAACAATGAAATCCATCATGGCATCAAAAGAAGGTTCACACTGCAGGTGGccagacaatgaaaaacagaatatGTGTTTGTGTAACGCAATGATATCATGACAGTCACAACTACCACCTAGCGGCGTGGTACAGACAGTTTGAAAATActtgtgattggtcatgatatctttaCTATAATGAACTGTAAATACTCCAATATCAATGTTGGAAATGTGGTTCTAGTTGTTGGATTTCAACTCCCACAATCGATTTTTGCTCCCATGTAAACATACAACTAACTTTGAAATATTCTTGGATTATGTGCTTATGACTTGTTAAAAATTTCAGCTAATGTGCACGGTGTgactatttgtccaatgaagaaaAAGTAGAAACATTAGACTGAATATGAAGCTGTGTACCTCTAATATGTCACTGAACAGGTGCAAGCTTTGTGCAGACTACATCAAAAATCATAACAGTTGATTTCCAAAGGAAATACATATTTGACCTGTCTAGCAAAACAACTTCAGTCTGTAACATGTAAACATGAGGACTAAAAAACGATTTCCCAAATTTGCTTTTAGTCTTCTGAAAGTTGTGTAGCATCTAAACAGAGTGATTATGCCAACTTTTGAACATAAGGTAGATATAAGTATCTTTGTTCTATGAGTGTATGTCGAAtttttttgacaaagaccttgttggtcGAAAGCAAACTTtccacagtctttttgttgtgcctttctgtgcctcagcatcttcactatatggtgagtagcaaccatccttttcattgCATTGCTATATTTAGTATGATTGGCTAAATGTAATACATCAGAAATCTCCTAAAATATTTTAAATCCACTATCAGTGGCACCATGTCTTCACAAGACATACACTGACTTCAAAACAGATGCTCTAAACAAACTTCCTAATCTCTAAACATGTAGCAATTTGCTACATCATGCTGTTCTGAATTCCTCACAACATGTATGCATCCACAGTTACAGGATCAGCAAGGGCACTACCAGTTTCTTCGACATTTGTCGATGGAGTATAATAAACAAGCTACAAAAATACTGTCAACCAAAGTGTCGTTTTAATGCAGGAAACATGTTGTCATTAAAGCAGAACTGATGTATACAGTTTTTGGAGTTGTGCTGGTTGAAATAGTGGGTGTTGTGGCTATTGAAGACTTGCTGTAAGTGTCATAATTATTAATAAGCCAGATACCATACCGTGGAGTCTAAAATTAGCAAATGATGAGGAAAAATTACACCTATATCTGGAATCAATCTTTCCACCTCGAGTATTCTAACCCACTGCACTAACTGGGCAGTGCTGTCATCCTAAGATGAATTAAGATACTTAACATACATGTGATTACACTGCTGGTAAATTACTATTCTTTGATGCCCATCTTCTATTCAAAATATGCAAGGGATGTAATTTTGTCACGGATATTTTTGTACAGCCAGCAGAGAAGGAATCACACTGTGAAGTTTGAATGTGTGAATATTTCTGCACCGTTAATATACAGTACAAAACAAGGAGAAAAATTAACAGAGGTAGTTAAAAAAAGTACCTTTTCAAGAATATCAGCCCATGAATGTCGCTGATAACTTGATAATGTGATATGCAATGAATGTTCTCCTGGAACAGTATTTGCTTGATGGATGAAGCCACGAGGGAAGTACAGAATGTCCCCTGCAGTCAGAACCACATCGAGTAAAGGTTCACCCAGTTCCTCCTGAGTCAAATTTTGACTTGAAAATCGTGGAAGTACTTCTTTTTCAGACCTGCAACATAAAATATTGACTGAAAATGTTCGGCAGTACATCAGAACTTTCTGTAAAATCCACAGTGATTGTAGAACCAACCGGGGTGAGTAGACACGCCAGTGTTTCTTGCCTTCTATCTGCATGACAAATGCTTCTATGTCATCATAGTGAGGTGCAAATCCTTGTGAATCTGGAGGAGTAAGATACACATTAGCACCCACCATACATCCAAATAATTCCTGGAGTGTTGCAACCATCATTCCAACCTGTGGAATGAATGACTGAGGATTTAATAATCTAACACTGCATCCATTTTCATAGTATGCCCACACTCTTTCTGCAGTTGCCCTCCCTGGAGGATTCAAAGTCTCTCTAACTCCATCTGAATATGTTGTTACATCAATATTCTTCGTAAACTTAACATTGTGTTTACGTAacattttatctatcatctctgtagaTAACACAGCTGAATAATAGGATGGATTATTCCGTTGTCCATGGTATGGCCTCTTTTCCCATGGATCCCTAGTGACAAAAAGAAATTTGCTTTGATTAAACAGTGGTCTATCATGTACATTAGACTGCTAGTGTGTTTATACATACGTACTTCATGAATTCATCAAAACGGAGAGGATGAACAAGCCATTCAAACATTATTTTTCCTTCCTCAATGCTTCCCATGTTTTCTGACTCCTCATGCCCATTTGTTTTTTCAAGATACTGATCACTGACAGCCGTATCTTCTTCATTGTTTTCATCTCCATCTCTTTCTTCCAGCTCTACAGTACGATTTgagattttcttcttcttttttctctttgaTTTAAGGCTCTCAGTGTTTGCTGCAAACAGTATCATATTAACGCTGCTTATAATTCTTAAATATGTGAAAAGTCACATGTCCAGATAATGTTATTAAGTGTACATTGTAATGAAATAGAGATTCGCCTGTTGACCAGTAAAATACGACTAACATACATCATGACACACAATAATTACATTACATATAAAgtaataattttcaatttacaCCTATCACTGTATGCCATGAACAGTAATAATCATGCTAAAAAGGAAAGTAACTTCTATACATTACATTAAAGGCCATTATTTGTTTGCACTGTGAACAATCTTCAATTTACTAGACTTTTATACACACAGGAACAGTGTATTTCATATAAAATGATAAAGCTTTAGCATTAACAATCATCATTATTGCAATTACATTGATCACTATTAATGTCAAAATATTAATCTTAAGAAGTTTGGCATTGCAAAACTCTGCATTTCACAAAacaatttatgtaaaatatttgtacTTTCTGCTTACCATGCTGCATAGATAAATTCATTTGAACTAGTTTCTATCCACTGTAAATTATGATAAGTCTTTATTACAACTATACTGTCAGAAAGCACACATTGTAAATAAACACATAAGGGACTATGTTGGGCTAATCACAGAGAGAGAATTGTTAAGTAGTTGTTGTAGGTGCAGGTGGAAGAAGTTGTTATGGGGATCTGCAGTTTATTACTGGTTTGGCAAAGTTTTATGAACAAAAGGATCAAATTAACAGGTAATGTGTTTtggaatttcatttaaaaaaaaaaagagggataaAGCAGAATCCAAAAAGATACAAGCCTTGGGCATTACACCTacacactgcaaaccactgtgaggtgaatGGCAGATGGTatgccccattgtaccagttatcagagtttcttcctgttccattcatgaatggagTTTGGGAAAAATGGATTGCTTGAATGTCTCCCTGTGTGCAGTAATTACTTTAATCTTATGCTCACAGTTTCTATGTGAGCGATACCTAGGGGGTTGTAGTACATCCCCACAGTAatcatttaaaaccggttcttgaaacttcattaacAGACTTTCTAGGGATAGTTTGTCAGCCTTGAAGAATCTGCCAGTGCAGTTCCCTCCCATGGACTAAACAAACCagagaccattcgtgctgcccttctccatatacattcaatatcccctgttagttctacctggaatgggtcccacacacttgagcaatattctagaatcagtcacacgagtgatttgtaagaaatatCTTTTTTAGACTGATTgcccttccccagtattctaccaataaaccaaagtctgccacctgctttacccactactgattttatgtgatcatttcattttatatccctacaaatcattacacccaggcatttgtatgagtcgCCAATTCCAgcggtgactcactgatattgtagtcataggataccacgtttttttttcattttgtgaagtgtataattttatatttctgaacatttagagcaaatttccaatttctgcaccatgttgaaatcttatcaagatctgactaaatatttatgcagcttctctccgACAGAATTTGATTATTAgactactgcatcatctgcaagaggcctgagtttactgttaatattgtctgcatagtcattaatatacaatacgaacagcaagggtcccaacacacttccctggggcacacccaaagttacttctacatctgatgaggaCTCTCCatcagataacatgctgtgtcctccctaccaaaaggtcctcacttgatactccatatgactGTACTTTTGAAAATAAGCATAAGTGGGTACTGAagcaaatgttttatgaaaataaagaaacactgcatctacctggttgccttgatccaaagcttctagtatgtgatgtgagaaaagtgcaagttgggtttcacatgattaatGGTTTCGAAATCCATACTGTCTGGCacagaggaggtcattctgttcaagatacctcattatgttggagtcagaatatgttccaagattctataacaaatagattgtcaaggatattggacggtagttttgttgaTCACTTCTACTACATTTCTTGCAGACTGGTGTGGCCTGTCCTTTTTCCAAGAAATGGGCACAATTATTTGTTAGAATGATCTACAATAAATTATAGTTAGAAGATGGAttaactcagttgcaaattcagtatagaatctgagtGAGATTCCATTGGGACCTGCAGCTTTGTTCAAtattaatgatttcaactgtttctcaacgccactgacactaatacttatttcgttTGTCTTTTTAGCAGTACGAGGATTAAATGGAGGCaagtctcctgggttttcctttgtagatgaacatttgaaaatggagttaagcatttcagcttttgctgtgctactttcagtttcagttcctgtctcattcaccagggactggacactaactctgATGCCACCaatagcctttacatatgaccagaatatctttgggttctgCGAAAGATCACCGACAATactctgctacggtagtcactgaaggcatcacgcataGCTCCCTTGATAGCCAAAAGTGTTTTATCCATCATCTCTTTATCTATGGCCCTACACTTTATTTTACACCTGTTACACAGTAAtctctatttctttagaagtttctttacagtgagtgTATACCATATAGGTCCTCTCTCATTATTAACTATTCTACTTGGTACAAATGTATCCAGtatgtggtcaactattcttttaaacttgagccagagttgtTGTACATGCTCCCAACCTgtggtgaaagtttcaagttcctcacagaGACAtaacattactgattttttatctagcttactgaacatatacatctttctgcttgttttagttgtcctttggtaatcattgctgccacaatgatgtcatggtcactgataccagttttgatgtggccaTCTTCAAGGATGtcaaggtctgtttgttgccattagatcatccaatatatttccatcatgagtgacgGTCCCAACTatctgttctatgtagttttctgagaaggcatttagTTGTCTTATCAtgctcaccactaacaaaactgtaatttttccaataaACTGTTGCATGATTAAAGTCTCCAACAATGATTATagtgtgattggggaacttacatacaagtgaactgaggttttctctaaagttttcggttacatagGTGTCttgtgggtgatagaaggatccaattttCACTTTGCGCCCACACCTAATACTGAGTCTTGcctaaacaatctcacatgcagcttcaatttctgcctctgtggatttgagtttcttgtctactgtgacaaaaataccacctccatttcccatttgcctgtcctttcaatatatgcttaaattttcccaaaaaatctcactgttattgttgtaactgcgaccaggacggtcgcggggtatcACTGACAGAAGGCATGGCGGGACCCGCAGAGAtacccgcgaacaacaacacaacgtaaAAGGACGAACACGATCAacgtaggacagaacgaatacgacaagaccgaacaacagagtcacaaggaaacaaactcgtacatgaaccaggaagaaagcagtctagcgcaaCCGAGGTGTAAACTGACGTAAGCGAGATTAGGCTGACCGGATGAGCGAGTGGCCGGCGTTTAAGTACACTctcaggggcgccgctattggccgctgggacgtgttccactgtggcgcccccacactaaaagtgggccaggaggcgcgcgccgccaaaGCTTATGGTGCAGAgatctctatgggtcttcgacgtccatgacgtctggcgcggattcaaattctgcggcgcgTGGTACCAGAGTTATCAATTTCAgggttcaaccagctttctgtacctagtattcaCTGCTTTTGGGGAGCgattcaaactctggcactttgttgcgaatgcttcaacagtttaccattaggattttaatactctcacctgtgggaggaatTTATTtctatcttacactgatacttctaggtttcctacagctattgttgtctggattggatggagagccatCTAATATAAAAAACCTTGTGTGCTCTCCACAAACAGTTAGCTATCCGAGTTGCAGCCTCTGCTGTGTAGCGCACACCTGAACTATTTAGGGGgacactacagttctcaaccctatggtgcaagtccagaaAGTCACAGTCTAGCATGTCGCAGAACCTTCGAagcctctggttcagtccttccacttgactcggAACCAAAGGACCATGATTAGTTCTGGGGACAATACTGAAAATTGTGAACTTTGTTGAAACTCCACATGCAAGACTGGTCTCCTcattctctgccagtcgctggaatgatgcACGACTGACCTTGGAGACCACATGACAGGCATCATTTTTTCTGACATCTGCCACAAACTGCAGTTGGATGCACCCCGTTCCCTTAGTGGCTTCCAGAACAGCCTCTTCAACAAGTTGTATGAGGTCTCCAGGCATACATACTGAGTGCACACGGTGTCTTTTCCTGTCCCTTTCTGCCATTTCCCTAACGGGTTGCACAGTCACTATACATTTGACCTGCTGATGATTAATAGACCCCGACCCTTTTGCGTTTCCCTCCTCCTGACAAAACAAGTTTCCCCAGAATAGCTGAAGTGAgtaagacagcacctcaaactcttTGGTTACAGGGATCGGTACAATATCCTCAGTCCTCCTTGGTCCCCCGGGATGCCTAGATCTAACATTCACATGCCACTCGCAGTCAGGTGGATGGATAAAGACAGATACTGTACTTCCTGCAGAGCGGGTGGCAAATGAGAATAACAACAGCTTGATCAATGATCATGGACACCTTCAATACATCACGATAAATATTAGCACATTAGTGCGTCATATCCTggttaaaaaaaactgtgtttgtATCTTTTACAGATAACTCTCACAGCAGAATGCAATGTATGACATAATTTACGTGATAAATGCGAGCAGAACTGTTACAAAAGAAACATACATGACAAGCTAAATAAGAGGAACCTGTAAAAGTTCTGTTTGCTTAATTCCTGATCAATCAGTGAAACTTACTTTACATGAGATGGAACACTGTCTATGGTCATATGACTGTGCATCCCCAACCaagccatatacactactggccattaaaattgctacaccaagaagaaatgcagatgataaacgggtattcattggacaaatatattatactagaactgacatgtgattacattttcatgcaatttgggtgaatagatcccgagaaatcagtacccagaacaaccaccactggctgtaataatggccttgatacgactgggcattgagtcaaacagagcttggatggcgtgtagaggtacagctgctcatgcaacttcaacacgataccacagttcatcaagagtagtgactggagtattgtgacgagccagttgcttggccaccattggccagacgttttcaattggtgagagatctggagaatgtgctggccagggcagcagtctaacattttctgtatccagaaaggcccgtacaggacctgcaacatgcagttatgcattatcctgctgaaatgtagggttaagcagggatcaaatgaagggtagagccacgggtcgtaacacatctgaaatgtaacgtccactattcaaagtactgtcaatgtgaacaagaagtgaccaagacgtgtaaccaatggcaccccataccatcacaccgggtaatacgccagtatggcgatgacgaatacacgcttccaatgttcgttcaccgcaatgtcaccaaacacggatgcgaccatcatgatgctgtaaacagaacctggattcatctgaaaaaatgacattttgccattcgtgcacccaggttcgtcgttgagtacaccatcgcaggtgctcctgtctgtgatgcagcatcaagggtaaccgcagccatggtctccgagctgatagtccatgctgctgcaaacttcgtcgaactgtttgtgcagatggttactgtcttgcaaatgtccccatctgttgactcagggatcgagatgtggctgcacgatccgttacagccatgtggataagatgcctgtcatctcgactgccagtgatacgaggccgttgggatccagcacggtgttccatattaccctcctgaacccaccgattccatattccgctaacagtcattggatctcaaccaacgcgagcagcaatgtcacgatatgataaaccgcaatcgcgataggctacaatccgacctttatcaaagtaggaaacgtgatggcacgcatttttcctccttacacaaggcatcacaacaacgtttaactaggcaacgctggtcaactgctgtttgtgtgtgagaaattggttggaaactttcctcatgttagcgcgttgtaggtgttgccacctacgccaaccttgtgtgaatgctctgaaaagctaatcatttgcatatcacagcattttgttcctgttggttaaatttcgtgtctgtagcacatcatcttcatggtgtagcaattttaatggccagtagtgtcttatCAAGGACACGACACCACACCTTGTAGTTGATGATACGACTTGATCAGTCTGCCACAGCAGATGATGGGAACATTTTACATAAAGGGGGCAGCCAAGAAGTATTACAGTGCTGTGGAGGGGATAGAGTTGCTGTGTAGGGAGCTCTATTAAGAGGAAAGAATAGcctgtttttgtttttaaatggaTTTGCCAGTCATCAATATACATTGGCGTCCAAtactaaagcaacaaacagaaattttgaaggctgtatttattttgccacaaaatagtataaatgggtgatagtaaagcagaaacGAAGAACACAGAATGTAAGCAATTGTGCCATGCATAATAGTACacaaaaataatgttctttttCCCAACTtactgacaactggttaatgtgctcagtagtaTGGGCTGTGACCACCTCTGGCGGCAATACAGACGTTACGTCgacagggcatgctgtgaatgacgtcatcaatctcatgttgagccaATAACAGCAattcttcctgcagagttgctcACAAGTCTTTAAGCGCAGGTGGAGGATGCTGAC
Proteins encoded in this window:
- the LOC124802580 gene encoding ribosomal oxygenase 1 translates to MAPVNVKRAVSAFSVYSKKNIVKKKKKLDVLKKDNKRLEVPNQDTLEDISVVTKRQSSANTESLKSKRKKKKKISNRTVELEERDGDENNEEDTAVSDQYLEKTNGHEESENMGSIEEGKIMFEWLVHPLRFDEFMKDPWEKRPYHGQRNNPSYYSAVLSTEMIDKMLRKHNVKFTKNIDVTTYSDGVRETLNPPGRATAERVWAYYENGCSVRLLNPQSFIPQVGMMVATLQELFGCMVGANVYLTPPDSQGFAPHYDDIEAFVMQIEGKKHWRVYSPRSEKEVLPRFSSQNLTQEELGEPLLDVVLTAGDILYFPRGFIHQANTVPGEHSLHITLSSYQRHSWADILEKMLPAALSVATEETVDFRRGLPVDYLQYMGVAHSDKTGDQRREAFITQLHQLFDKLWEHLPIDAAVDQMAKEFMHDAFPPVLTEEEVKQTVTGGGLRMLSDGKISKDTKLQLTTKIKLLRAHILRLVMEDDNDEDNDDEDTVDIFHYADNSMEYHGEDPQSFKISADLAPGVEFLISCYPQFVSISDIPLDTDSEKISLASDLWQRGLLLKSD